CAGCCTGCTGAGGATGCGCGCGCAACCAGACGCCGGCCTGCGTCAACTGGTCGAACACGATCTGGATGACCTCGGGATGCGCCGCCGCGAACCGGTTCGACGCGAGGTAGTAGCGCTGGTACGACGCGAGTCCCTTGCCGTCCGCGAGAATGCGCACGTCGGCATCGCGGTCGACGGATGCCACGTACGGATCCCAGGTGACCCACGCATCGACGCTGCCGCGCTCGAAGGCCGCGCGGCCGTCGGCCGGCGTGAGGTAGCTGATCCGCACGTCCGCGGGCGCGAGCCCCGCCTTGATGAGCGCCGCGAGCAGCAGATAGTGGCTGCCGGCGGCCTTGGTCACGGCAATGCGCTTGCCCTTGAGATCGGCGAGCGTATGCAGCGCGCCATCCTGTTTGACGATGATCGCCTGGGCACCCGGCGACGGCGCTTCCTGCGCGACATAGACGAATCGCGCATGCGCGGCTTGAGCAAAGATCGGTACGGTGTCGGCGACGTCCGCGCTGAAATCCACGGCCTCGACATTGAGCGCCTCGGTCAAGGGCAAACCGCTCGAAAACTCATTCCACGACACGCGCACACCCAACGGCGCGAGGGCCTTGTCGAGCGACCCGCTCGCCTTGAGCAGCGTGGTCAACGTCGACGACTTCTGATAGCCGATCCGCAGCGCGGTCGGCTCTGCGTTGGTGGCCGACGTTTGCGGGTAGCCGCGCGGCGCGAGCGTGCTGAGCGAGGAAGCCAGCGCGACGCGGATAAAAGCCCGTCTGGTGAGGAGCGCCATGGTTCATAGTCCTTGAGTCGAATCTGAAGGGAAGGCCAATCGACCATCCTGGCAACGACCCTGCGCTGCGCGAACTGACCGTTTCAGCTAAACATCGAAGGCCAGCGCATAAGCACGGCGATGCGTGGGGAAGCCGGCTCCGGCGTGACGAATCGCATCGGCCATTGAATGCAAAAGATAAATATTGATTCGATATAAACATATCGAAAGAGAATAATTCTCCTGGGCCGTCTTGATCGCTACGCTTGCGGGCATATCGTCAGAGAGGACCTATGGCCGCTTCCACTTCCACGTCGTTTCTCGCACGGCGGCGCGCGCTCAAACGCCTGAGCGCTGTGCCGGCATTCGCCGCGTCAGGCGCATTCGATTCGCTCGCTGCTCATGCCGCCGAACTCGCGCCGGTCACACTCGTACTCGGCGATCAGGCGGGCGGTACGCGTGCGTTGGCCGAAGCCGCCAAGGTGCTCGACGGCGCGCCGTACGCGTTTCGTTGGGCCAACTTTCAGGGCGCGGCGCCGCTCTTCGAAGCGCAGCGCGCGGGCGCCGTCGATCTTGCGCCGGCCGGCGATCTGCCGGTGCTTGCCGCAGCCGTCGGCGACCCGACGCTGAAGATCGTCGCGACGCGCGTCGGTTCCGGCGAGCAACTCGGCATTCTGGTCGCGCAGGACTCGAAGATTCGCACGGTCGCGGATCTGAAAGGACGCACGGTGTTCGTTTCATCGGCGCGGGGCAGCATTTCGCAGTTTCAGCTCTACGGTGCACTAGCCGAAGCCGGTCTCTCGAAGGAGGACGTCAACGTCCGTTTCATTCTCCCCGTCGATGCGTTTGCCGCGTTCGCGTCCGGTTCGATCGAGGTGTGGGCCACGTTCGATCCTTATTACGGCATCGCCGTGCAGCGCGGCGCGCGCATTCTGCGCGACGGCGCCGGCATCAATAGCGGACTGGGTTTTATCACAGCATCCGGCACGGCCCTGGCGGAACCGCGCAAGCGCGCGGCGATTGCCGATGTGCTGCTGCGGTTCCAGCGCGCGGGCGATTGGGCACTCGCGAATCCCGACACCTACGCGCAAATCTATGCGACGCTGACACGTGCGCCGCTCGATGCCGCAAAGCGCATCACGCAGCGCGCGGCGCTGAAACAGCACTTTGTCGACGAGACGGATATCGGCGCATTGCAGAAGGTCGCCGACAGCGCCAGCCGCGATGCCATTCTGCCGCGGCGCATCGACGTGCGCGCGATTTCCGACACCCATATTGCGAACGGGTGACACGCGCGCACCGATAACCTGACATGAGCGGGCCGGGCGTGCGGCGCGCTCACGCTGCCGGCGTGTTCACGGCATATTGGGGTTTCACCGGAGCATAACGTGACGTCATGGGTCCTCAAACAATTCGGGCGTTGTCGCGGATAATTAGACTCACTATATTGGGCTCGACGATGCATGACATCGACGATATGTTCGCTCAACCGTTTCGAGGACCCCGTCGTGATCAAAAAGCCCATGTTGCGCCCGCTTGCCGCTGTTCTGATCCTCGGCGTCGCGAATCTCGCGCCCGCAGGTTTGACGTCCGCGTTTGCCGCCGCCGGCAAGATTACCTTCGTCTCGCAAGGCGGAACCTATCAGGAAGCGCAGACCAAGGCGATTCTCGACCCGGCCGCGAAGCTGCTCAATATCACCGTGAACCAGGACAGCATTCCTGACGCGTGGCCGCAGATCAAAGCCCAGGCCGCCACCGGCAAGCCGATCTGGGACGTGGTCGACACGCCGACCTCCAACTGCCTGCGCGGCGGCAAGGAAGGACTGCTGGAAAAGCTCGACTTCTCGAAGATCCCGAATGGCGCGGCCATGCCGGAGAAATACCGGACGCCGTACTCGGTCGCGTACGAGTTCTATTCGACGGTGATCGGCTACAACAAGAAGACGTTGAAGAAGGTGCCGCAGAGCTGGGCCGATTTCTGGAACGTGAAGGCGTTCCCCGGCACCCGTGCGCTGCGCAACGATCCGCAGACCGTGCTCGAAGCGGCGCTGCTCGCCGACGGCGTGCCGCGCGACAAACTCTATCCTCTCGACGTCGATCGCGCGTTTAAGAAGCTGCAGCAGATCAAGCCGGACGTGACCGTCTGGTGGACCTCGGGTGGCCAGTCAGCGCAATTGCTGCACGACGGCGAGGTCGATATGACGATGATCTGGAACGGCCGCGCGAGCGCGGTGCGCAAGGACAATCCCGATGTCGATTTCACGTACAACGACGGCATTCTGCAAAACACGCAGTTGTGCGTGCTGAAGAACGCGCCCAATCTGCCCGACGCGATCAAGTTCATCAACGCCGCGGTCTCGCCGGAGTTGCAGGCCAACTTGCCGCTCTATATCGACTACGGGCCGGGCAATCCGGCGGCATTCAAGACGGGCAAGATCGATGCGAAGCGCGCGAGCGAGTTGCCGAGCTCGCCGGAGAATGCGTCGAAGCAGGCGCTGATGTCGGAGGAATGGTGGGCGTCGGATGCCGGCGTTCAGGCGAAAGCGCGCTGGCTCAAGTTCATGCAGTAAGCCCAGCGTCTTCTTGTGCGCGTCGTGTGCGGGACCCGAGGCCGTTGCACGCCAGGATCCCGCCGCGTTCGACTCCCGGCGCATTTTCGCGCGTCCCGCACGGCTTAACGTCTGCGCATTCCCAACGTGATCGACTATCTGATTCTCGGCGGCGGCTCGGCCGGCTGCGTGCTCGCCGCGCGCCTGTCCGAGGACGCCGGCAAGACCGTCTGCCTCGTCGAGGCGGGCCGCAATATCTCGCGGACGGACATGCCCGCGGCGGTGCGCAGCCGCTATCCCGGCCGCGCCTATCTCGACACCGCGAACATCTGGCAGCGGCTGAAAGCACGCATGAGCACGTCGAGCGCGACGCGCCGTTACGAGCAGGCACGCCTGCTCGGCGGCGGCTCGGCGATCAACGCGCTGATGGCCAATCGCGGCGCGCCGGCCGACTACGACGAATGGCACGC
Above is a genomic segment from Paraburkholderia aromaticivorans containing:
- a CDS encoding ABC transporter substrate-binding protein produces the protein MIKKPMLRPLAAVLILGVANLAPAGLTSAFAAAGKITFVSQGGTYQEAQTKAILDPAAKLLNITVNQDSIPDAWPQIKAQAATGKPIWDVVDTPTSNCLRGGKEGLLEKLDFSKIPNGAAMPEKYRTPYSVAYEFYSTVIGYNKKTLKKVPQSWADFWNVKAFPGTRALRNDPQTVLEAALLADGVPRDKLYPLDVDRAFKKLQQIKPDVTVWWTSGGQSAQLLHDGEVDMTMIWNGRASAVRKDNPDVDFTYNDGILQNTQLCVLKNAPNLPDAIKFINAAVSPELQANLPLYIDYGPGNPAAFKTGKIDAKRASELPSSPENASKQALMSEEWWASDAGVQAKARWLKFMQ
- a CDS encoding ABC transporter substrate-binding protein, giving the protein MAASTSTSFLARRRALKRLSAVPAFAASGAFDSLAAHAAELAPVTLVLGDQAGGTRALAEAAKVLDGAPYAFRWANFQGAAPLFEAQRAGAVDLAPAGDLPVLAAAVGDPTLKIVATRVGSGEQLGILVAQDSKIRTVADLKGRTVFVSSARGSISQFQLYGALAEAGLSKEDVNVRFILPVDAFAAFASGSIEVWATFDPYYGIAVQRGARILRDGAGINSGLGFITASGTALAEPRKRAAIADVLLRFQRAGDWALANPDTYAQIYATLTRAPLDAAKRITQRAALKQHFVDETDIGALQKVADSASRDAILPRRIDVRAISDTHIANG
- a CDS encoding aliphatic sulfonate ABC transporter substrate-binding protein codes for the protein MALLTRRAFIRVALASSLSTLAPRGYPQTSATNAEPTALRIGYQKSSTLTTLLKASGSLDKALAPLGVRVSWNEFSSGLPLTEALNVEAVDFSADVADTVPIFAQAAHARFVYVAQEAPSPGAQAIIVKQDGALHTLADLKGKRIAVTKAAGSHYLLLAALIKAGLAPADVRISYLTPADGRAAFERGSVDAWVTWDPYVASVDRDADVRILADGKGLASYQRYYLASNRFAAAHPEVIQIVFDQLTQAGVWLRAHPQQAAQTLAPIWGLDAATIERANARRSYLVRPVVAQNFGEQQKIADTFFQAGLLPAKVETAQAQRWDFAVKRAEPAGA